One stretch of Candidatus Bathyarchaeia archaeon DNA includes these proteins:
- a CDS encoding ABC transporter substrate-binding protein, protein MDRTKVFAIVAIAIVVIAAVGVAYILTTSNGDNEVSATTVTDALGRTVNVPQQMDSIYCIGACSLRLVSYFDAVDKVQAIETAGTFNTRDDQTYYLVNKAKFSALPQVATTPEAILALNPSVIITSTASDVATADTLQSQTSIPVYVINADLEFGQAFYDQITSLGTLFGEPTRAAELNTGIADMINEVTSKATTASVESAYACGMFYYGGASFLKGSGNYLPFDYSNVTNAIEPAANGQPYVITLETLIADNPDYIFIDSIGLSSCIDSINEYIDTNTGLSDVSAVENNNLYSTMVYKCYGTNWDNQLVNVYYVASIMNGNLYSWNFEDKANQVIQLFYPETTITYADIAAGQTGSGCAKVTL, encoded by the coding sequence ATGGACAGAACCAAAGTTTTTGCCATCGTTGCCATAGCTATAGTTGTAATCGCCGCCGTAGGCGTTGCTTACATTCTAACAACCAGCAATGGAGATAACGAAGTTTCCGCGACAACCGTCACCGATGCCTTAGGACGAACAGTGAATGTTCCCCAACAGATGGACTCCATCTATTGTATTGGTGCATGCTCCCTGAGGTTGGTGTCCTATTTTGATGCAGTTGACAAGGTCCAAGCGATTGAAACCGCCGGCACCTTCAACACACGGGATGACCAAACATACTATCTCGTGAACAAAGCAAAATTCTCCGCCCTGCCCCAAGTAGCCACTACTCCAGAAGCCATTTTAGCTCTAAACCCCAGCGTCATCATCACCTCCACAGCATCCGATGTAGCAACCGCTGACACCCTACAATCCCAAACAAGCATCCCAGTGTACGTCATTAACGCCGACCTTGAATTCGGGCAGGCTTTCTATGACCAAATAACCTCTTTAGGCACTTTGTTTGGTGAACCGACTAGGGCTGCTGAACTCAATACCGGCATTGCCGATATGATTAACGAAGTTACCTCCAAAGCTACCACCGCAAGCGTCGAGAGCGCATACGCCTGTGGCATGTTCTACTACGGTGGGGCTTCATTTCTGAAGGGCTCCGGCAATTATCTGCCCTTCGACTATTCAAATGTCACCAACGCAATCGAACCCGCCGCTAACGGCCAACCGTACGTCATCACCTTGGAAACCTTGATAGCCGATAACCCTGACTACATCTTCATAGACAGCATAGGCCTAAGCAGCTGCATCGACTCAATCAACGAATACATAGATACCAATACTGGGCTAAGTGATGTTTCAGCAGTGGAAAACAACAACCTCTACTCCACCATGGTCTACAAATGCTACGGCACCAATTGGGACAACCAACTCGTAAATGTATACTACGTCGCCTCCATAATGAACGGGAACCTGTACTCATGGAACTTCGAGGACAAAGCAAACCAAGTCATACAGCTATTCTATCCAGAAACCACCATAACCTATGCCGACATCGCTGCTGGGCAGACAGGCAGCGGATGTGCCAAAGTCACGTTGTGA
- a CDS encoding FecCD family ABC transporter permease, with amino-acid sequence MVVLRASRKPSDHDHGGPEAFDIYEDDEKDSNQVSKTYSGFVKRKRLFLIVGLIVLVLCVVVAAQSGPIDIPFGDVIRYIFTFDTSGAGSVVWNIRMVRIVGALLAGVGLAVAGVVMQCILRNPLASPFTLGISSAAAFGASFAIIFMGAGSSMTSIVSINNPYVTTICAFFFSLLATGSILLLTKITRVSAETMILAGVAISVMFSAGLSFMQYIATDSQLGNIVAWTFGDLGKATWSWNAIILVVLLPIVFYFFYKRWDYNALDAGEDTAKGLGVNTERERLVGMVLTSVLSAVIVSFFGIIAFIGLLGPHIARMIIGSDHRYLIPLSVILGAIILIIADGVGQVILYPSVIPVGIITSMLGGPLFIYLLIRRYRK; translated from the coding sequence ATGGTGGTGTTAAGGGCGAGTAGAAAACCAAGCGATCACGACCACGGCGGACCCGAAGCGTTTGACATCTATGAAGACGATGAAAAGGACAGCAACCAGGTCTCAAAGACATACAGTGGATTTGTAAAACGCAAGCGCCTTTTCCTAATTGTAGGCTTAATAGTGCTGGTTTTATGTGTGGTCGTAGCCGCTCAGAGTGGACCTATTGACATACCGTTTGGAGACGTCATCAGGTACATCTTTACCTTTGACACCAGCGGAGCAGGCAGCGTTGTCTGGAACATCCGCATGGTCAGAATTGTCGGCGCTCTCTTAGCAGGCGTCGGTTTGGCAGTTGCTGGGGTAGTGATGCAGTGTATCCTCCGTAATCCCCTCGCTTCACCGTTCACCTTAGGCATATCAAGCGCCGCAGCTTTTGGGGCTTCTTTCGCCATCATTTTTATGGGCGCGGGCAGCAGCATGACCTCCATCGTCTCCATCAATAATCCCTATGTTACGACGATATGCGCGTTTTTCTTCTCCCTGCTGGCAACCGGTTCTATACTGCTGCTTACTAAGATTACCCGGGTCAGCGCTGAGACGATGATCCTGGCAGGTGTGGCTATCAGTGTCATGTTCTCCGCTGGGCTTTCCTTTATGCAGTATATAGCCACCGATTCGCAGTTGGGTAACATTGTTGCTTGGACCTTCGGTGACTTAGGTAAAGCCACTTGGTCATGGAACGCCATAATTCTTGTGGTGCTTCTTCCGATTGTTTTCTACTTCTTCTACAAACGGTGGGATTATAATGCCTTAGACGCTGGGGAAGACACCGCTAAAGGGTTGGGCGTCAACACGGAACGCGAGCGGCTCGTGGGCATGGTTTTGACCTCCGTTCTTTCAGCAGTTATTGTCTCCTTCTTTGGTATCATCGCTTTCATAGGTCTGCTGGGGCCACACATCGCCCGGATGATTATCGGCAGCGACCATCGGTACCTCATCCCTCTTTCGGTTATCCTCGGAGCCATTATCCTAATTATTGCAGATGGGGTTGGGCAAGTCATCTTGTACCCCTCCGTCATACCAGTAGGCATCATCACCTCAATGCTTGGCGGACCCCTATTCATCTACCTGCTAATCAGGAGATACCGAAAATGA
- a CDS encoding ABC transporter ATP-binding protein has product MMFFEVNDLSFSYRSKSVLDGVSFTVTKDDVVSVLGPNGVGKTTLIKCISKVLTPAAGSVIIEGSDLHQMNKKEIAKKIGYVAQRSETSRTTVFDSVLLGRKPHFEWDITEKDIRLAGRVLHLLGLDGLALKYVDEISGGEYQLVQIARVIVQQPKVILLDEPTSSLDLANQHMIMHLIRNIVKKNHMAAIMVIHDLNLAIRHSDKFVLMKDKMVYSVGGHEVITPESIKAVYNIDAYVECVRGIPVVIPI; this is encoded by the coding sequence ATGATGTTCTTCGAGGTAAATGACCTAAGTTTCTCCTACCGTAGCAAGTCAGTTCTGGACGGCGTGTCGTTTACCGTTACAAAGGATGATGTCGTCTCTGTCCTAGGACCCAACGGTGTAGGAAAAACCACCCTGATTAAATGCATAAGTAAGGTGCTCACACCAGCAGCTGGTTCAGTGATTATTGAGGGGTCAGACCTTCATCAAATGAACAAAAAAGAAATTGCCAAAAAAATAGGGTACGTGGCACAACGAAGCGAGACATCCCGAACCACGGTTTTTGATTCGGTGCTTTTGGGCAGGAAACCGCACTTTGAATGGGACATCACCGAAAAGGACATACGTTTGGCGGGAAGAGTGCTCCATCTTTTAGGCTTAGATGGGCTGGCGCTAAAATACGTCGACGAAATCAGTGGTGGAGAATACCAATTGGTGCAAATCGCAAGGGTCATAGTTCAGCAGCCAAAGGTTATTCTTTTAGATGAGCCCACAAGCAGTCTTGACTTAGCCAACCAGCACATGATAATGCATCTAATCCGGAACATTGTTAAGAAAAACCATATGGCTGCGATTATGGTTATTCACGACCTCAACTTGGCTATTCGTCATTCAGACAAATTTGTTCTAATGAAGGACAAAATGGTTTACTCCGTGGGCGGTCATGAAGTCATCACCCCCGAGAGCATCAAGGCAGTATATAACATCGATGCCTACGTGGAGTGCGTCCGAGGAATCCCCGTAGTCATCCCCATATAA
- a CDS encoding class I SAM-dependent methyltransferase: MNMNSKKVNPKKREFFNEKAEIWDKITIHNLQKVQYITELLEIQPDDRILDVGAGTGIMIPFYEKYLVYGSVVAVDYSEKMIEVARLKYPQKEHPRVSFLVSDVYDLNYDAEFDLVVCYSCFPHFVDQPLALKILSKALRKGGRIAVAHSDSAKKINGVHMNGGVEVGNDFLPRMGLLRQMMKESGFDVTFERDDENYFICIAKKI, translated from the coding sequence ATGAACATGAACTCAAAAAAGGTCAATCCGAAAAAAAGAGAATTCTTCAACGAGAAAGCTGAAATCTGGGACAAAATCACAATCCACAACCTCCAAAAAGTACAATACATCACCGAACTACTAGAAATTCAACCTGACGATAGGATTCTGGATGTTGGCGCTGGGACAGGAATTATGATTCCTTTCTACGAGAAATATCTGGTTTATGGAAGCGTGGTTGCAGTGGATTATTCGGAGAAGATGATTGAGGTAGCCCGCTTGAAATATCCCCAAAAGGAGCATCCGCGGGTTTCATTTTTAGTTTCTGATGTCTATGACCTGAACTATGATGCCGAATTTGACTTGGTAGTGTGCTATTCCTGCTTTCCTCATTTTGTTGACCAGCCTTTAGCCCTCAAAATACTATCTAAGGCGCTACGGAAAGGCGGGCGAATAGCGGTGGCGCATTCTGATTCTGCTAAGAAAATTAATGGGGTTCACATGAATGGTGGTGTGGAGGTCGGGAACGATTTTCTGCCCCGTATGGGGCTTCTTAGGCAGATGATGAAGGAGAGCGGTTTTGATGTTACGTTTGAAAGGGATGACGAAAATTACTTCATATGTATTGCTAAAAAAATATAG